TGTCACTGCTGGACTCAGAACTCTGACTTTCACTGTCTTCAGATACTGAATCCTGATTCCTTCTAAATTCTCTACGTTTCTTCATCCTTCTGTGACTATCATCTGTACCACTATCGGTCTCAGAACTCTCATCTGTGTCATGTCGTTGCTTCTTTCTATTATCATTTTCTGCTTTTCCCACATAATTCTTTATTGATTTACCATGTCGAGTAGCAGATAAGTTTCTGCCAGTATTGTCCATGCCACTATCAGTCTCAGAACTTTCATCATCTGTGTCGTTCTGCTGCTTCTTTCTACTATTATTCTCTACTTTCCTTTCAGAAAGCTTTCTTGATTTATCATGATGAGCAACATATGACTTCCTCTCTGCTATCTTTCTCTCAGTAGTATCTTTCTCTCTGCTATCAGAATCAGAAGTATCATCGATATGCCTTTTGGAACTTTCACCTTGTTTCACTACACTTAGTCTTTTCTTGTTGATGTTGACATCAGTATCATAACCTGAATCATTAGAGTCATGTCTTCTACTTTCCATCTGTTTTCTGTATTTAGTATTTATCTTTTCACTCTCTGTGTCTGAATCAGGCATCTTGTCCCTTCTGCTAGATTTTACATATTTCTCCATCTTTACCCTGCTGCTCTTTTCATCGTCAATATCATCTTCTAAGTCCTCAGAATCATGCCTCCGACTTCTTGTTTCATGCTTCTGATAGTcgatgttttctttctttctgcttGCAGTAACAGAAACATGTTTGCGTTGTCTTTCCCTCTCCCTTTTGTGTTTCCTTTCCGAATCAGTTTCTGAATCTGAATCCTCAGAATCATGCCTTCTGCTTTTTGCTCGTCCTCTAATAGGTTTCTTCCTGTCAGGTTCACTTTCAGAATCCGAACCCGAGTCATGCCTCctattattttttatgtttttttctgTCTGTCTTCGAGCAATGCCCCTATCCGAATCACTGTCAGAATCAGAATAATCAGATTCTTCATTTTTAATGTTTTTTGCCTTCTTGCTGCTCCTTACAGCATCAACATCTTTAGAATTATCTCGTTGAGTACTTTTTCGATGCTTCATCCTTTCCTCGTCATCATTTTTTCTGTAACTTTCACTGTCAGAACTATCCTGATATTTTCCCTTACCAATACCTCTTTCTTGGCACTTTGGCACAGCAGTACGTGATTTCCTGCTTTCATTCTTTATTTCAACCATCTGTTTTTCTTTGTTACTCTCCCACTGTCTGTCTTCATATTTATCTCGTTGTTTCTCAACACCCTTCAGATCCATTTTCTCTTCTTGATGTTTGTCATCAACAAACTCTCCTGGCTCTAAGTCTTCCTCCTCGTCCTGCTCAATTAGTTCATGTTCAGGTGATTTCTTCTCACTTTTAATGCCAAGAGCTTCCCGCAGTGTTTCCAATTGTTTCTCCTTTCGGGCAGCAATATGATGAGTTTTTGTATCCGCAAATCTATAATGAAACCATAGTTAGATCCATTCTGACCATTTTTGACACTTCAAATCATTTCTCTCctaccaataaaaaaaaaacgaGAAGGCATAGCAGAAACAGCATTGAAGGTATCAGACAAAAATAGAGCATTGTTAAATTTTTTGCTTTTCCCACTTTTCAACCTTGCCCTGAATAAAGACACTGGGGGACAGTTCATACATCAAAAGCCAATCTGGTCCACCATTCTAGTACTAACAATATTTTAGGATCACTACCGTAATATTGCATACAACATGAGTTGTTAAAATTACAAAATTTTGCTCATCCTCCAAACACAAAAATATAATACCAATTAAACTCCAAACATATAGCGTTCTCATTCAATGTTCAAAATTCCATCTATTTATATGTCTAGTTTCTAGCTTTTAAGCATGAGCTTTGGAGTCTGTTACTCGTGGACATGCGATTCCGAGGTACACAGCTCTGCGAAAATTATTCTTGGATGGCAGAACTATTAACCATATATCGATCATTTCTAGTGCTGTTTTCATTCATTCTGGAACATTGTGGTTGCAGTATGGTCCGTCACAATTTCCTCATGGGTTTCTTACACTTACAGCACCTTAATTGTACTCAGTTAAACAGCCAAGAATAAATGTGACAAGCTAATTATAATGAGAGAATCAAAATCCATGCAGTAGTTTGTTGGCCTAGAAATAGTTCGCCTATTTATCTTCCAGGAAAAATCATGAATTccacaacaaaagaaaaaagaaatctgaGTACAAATCCAGATAGAAATTCATACTTTCATCTTATATTAATAGCATAGCAAACAAGAAAAGTACCTAAAAATTAGGTTAGACGGGTATAATCTTGAATACAAACAAAGATAGACAACAAGAacaaatcaagaaaaagaaggcGGGAGATCAAAACCTCCTGTTTGGAAGAGGAGGACGATCTTTGCGACGACCACCGCTACCATCCTCAGCAGCAGCGGCCGCAGCGGCTTCGGCCTCGATGGTCTTCTTGGCCTCCTCAAGCTTCTCGGAGATCTCGGCCTCAGTATACCCCTGGTCGGCGAGGGTCTCCTCGAGAACCAGGAGCTTCAACTGGATCTGGCGCTTGCGGTCGTGCTCGAGGATGTCCTTGTTGGGCTTGCGCACGGCACCCTCAGGCTCGGAGCCGGAGGCGGAGGCAGCGTCGAAGCGGGCGGGGGGCTGCCGGGGCTTCACGAAGAACTTGTTCGATTGGATGTAGCCATTGGTGCCCGATCCCCGCGGGGTCTGAAGCCCGATCCCGTTGTACATCGCTTCCAATTACTCTACGGAGAGGCCGATCGGTGGATGCAAACCCTAGGAAAAGGGGATGAAAAGAGATCGGGCAGGACGGGTGTGGAGGTGGAGGAAAAGAAGAGAAACCCTACAGAAGAAAGAAGGCGAATTGGGACCGCAGGCGGCGCCCCTAATTATTGCGACCCTTTGATGGATACATAGCATTTCCGGTTCAGTTAAGCCGGCTTTGAAGGTACTGCCAAACCGAGCGCGAATCGGGGGTTTGGACCGGTCCAAATATACTGAAAAATATAACTTAATACCACCTATTgcccattatttttattttattaatagtatctcacaatatatatatatatatatatatatattactcaaaaaaaaatttatatgtttgGTTTCGATTCATTCTTATGAAAAGTACGCTTATTAGGATGTGTTCGATAAAATCTTTTCAACGATCAAATTAGTCTTTATTCATTGTAGCTAAAAAAAATCTTTACAGAATTTGAGTATTTAGTATCGGTGTGGTAAGTTCCAAATATAGAATGTTCTCTTAGATGTCATGTGACATGACAAATCTAGTTTATATATTGTCATATCTAGTTGATTGGACTGCAAGAGTTCGAGCTACCGAAAATTTTCGATCCACGCTGGAGTGACACCCAAATAAGATCCACTGTCAGCATTTGTTGCCTTCCCTTCAACCCAGTAAGGCAAAGATTTAATATAAAGGAAATTTTCAACAACTCATTGGTGGAAgaacaaaacaaagaaaaaagtcAGCAGCTACCGACAGATGAGCATCACAAAAGGCATTACAAAATGAAGACGAGAAGAAGTTGTTCTTCCAGCTACCAAACTTAAGCAGGGCTGCCAACAAGAAACCAAATTTATCTAAGCAGTAAGGCaaataacaacacacacacacacacacgcaccatTTCTTCTACTTCAACCAGTCCAGTAATATGATGAATACACTGGCTGCCTTTTCcttttctctccctcttttctttactTTGTAATTTTCATCATCTTGCTCCCTATTTCAGTCGGTGGTCATTGGTTCGGACATGCAACATCGAAAACGTGCTTTGCGGACAGCGCCTACTATCTCTATCTCTGCAGTCTTCAGCATACTGACGACCTCGGTGAAGGGAGGACGTGCATCAGGGTTTGCATCCCAACAGCGGGTCATGATCTCGCCGAGTGCTGGAAGACAATCATGCGGTATGACTGGGCGAACACTCTTGTTCACGACAGCAAATGCTGCCTGCACGGCCGTCATGTTCTGAAAGGGAAGCATTCCAGTTATAAGCTCCCACAACACAATGCCAAAGCTATAAACATCAACTTTCTGATCGTAAGGTCTATGCTGTATCATCTCTCTGCATCCAAGAAGGAACATCGTTAGTCCAATTCACAGTGAATGCTTACCAACAAAGTAGAAGAGAACATGACAGATTCTTTAGTTAAAAGAAAACATTAATGAAATTATGTGTCGGAAGTTGATAGGTCAGTATTTCTTTCCAAGATCACTTAGGAATCAACACACAGTGTACCTGGTCTGAAGAACTTTCTGCTCGTATACATAAAAAAGAGTTACAGTAGTAAAGGCAGAAAAAATTTTAGTCCTGCTTGGCTGACGACCATTTTAGTGCAGTAGTATGTGTTTACATATCTACTCAACCAACCAAATAACAGCTTTTTGCCGAATGTATCATATACCAAAAAGGTTTGAACTTCCTTTTAATAAAATCTATGGGAACGTAAGCAAGCAACAAAATTTCAATTATATAGTGAAGCATTGATGTCAAGAATCTGATAAATAAGCAAATGAGGCACCAAATCATCTGCACTAAGTTAGCCATATTATGATCAGAACACCAACTTAGTACATCGATATATTTATTGGAGAAAACAAGGGTTTGTCGAGATGGGATAAAAATGTCAGGCATTCCACACGATTCCAGAGAGAGGTTAATGCAGTTCATCACAGTTAACTATATTTTTTTGAATGAGCAGtatacataatataatattttgacaAAATAATATTCAAGTATTGTGTAGTGTGTTTATTCTTGTTTGCTTAAAAATACCAGCTAACTGCATTGTCAAAATTTTCTCATAGCTTGAAAAGAAAAATATGGTAGCTACGGTTCTTCAGAAATGAACTCTCTGTAACTGCTGAACTTCTTCTCAAGACTGTAAGCAAAAGATATGGAAATCTGCTTGATTGATAAAATTTAAAGTTTCCAATCCAATCAATTCTAAACACTGTCCAATCCATCAGATAGAGGCTAAATGAAATCAAATGTCGTCAGCACCAGAAAGCTAATTAATTCCTACAACCAAAGGAAAGCGTGATCGCAGGTGTAGAATCATCCTAAGAGGTTGATCTGCAAATGCATAGCTTTGCATATAAAAATTTTGTGCTAGCTCATGCTAATGGCAGTCCATAAATTGGCTACAAacagaagttccaaatctaaccTGACGCTAACAATTTCAAGTAGCAAATAACAACCAGTTGTGACCGAGGAACAATGAACTTTCAGAGGATGAGAGCGAAGCAGTCACTCTCAAAAAGATATGCATCTTCAAAAAAAGACTGAATCATGTCAATGTTGGCTATATGTCATAATGGATCAATATCATTAGTCTAGGAATTTCCAATAAACACATATGTGAGAATACCTGGGATATAAAAGAACAGATTATCATGTGAAATAAAGTTTATAATATACAGTGTACAAGTCTACAGATTCTTAAGAAGAGAATTTACAATAAAAGGGCTCACAGAAATCATGGATATGATATGGCCACAGAGTAAAAGTCTCATGTGCAAAGGTTACGCATTCACTGATGGGCACGACATAAATGTACTCTGTCATGCCAAGATCCTACTTGCATTTTTCCTGGTGAGATGTCAAAGCAGGACTAGCTGTGAGAGGAAAAAAATGATGCAGTCCAGTGCAACTATTTCATGTAATGTACTGGACACATAATATACATGCATGGAGTATACTCATGTATGTTTCAATCTTAAAAAGCATATCCTGTGGTATTATTAATCTTCAAATGTGATCATTGTTTGTGATATAGCAACCATATGATTTGATAACTTTAAAGAATAAAATGTCATATGCTTTGCTCCCAGGTAACTCGATGAATAATGGCAACGACTTGCAACTTTTGGAGTAAGCCATAGGATGAGGCCTACCTCCCTCATAAATAATTGCATCAAAGCATTTCAACCGAAGATCCAATGACACAACAAAATGCTCAAAGAGAAGATGACAGTGCACAGCTCATCTCGCAAAGAAAATGCTAGATGTTTTTTAAACTAACATGTAGAGGTCACATGATATTGCCAAATGAACTTTTGATACTTGTGAATCCATAATTATCACAAGCATGTGATCTCATCACATTGGAAGCCAACAGCGACAAAAAAAGGAAAGACatgatattttaaaatttgatttgCATCAGTTACTCTGTAGTTGACAAGAAATCCTTTGAAATTGCCTTATAGGCATGCATTCATTAATTTTGAAGTTATGCAAGCAAGTTCATTTTCAGAATAAAAGAGAAGACAGAGATCATTATGCACTTTCTTAAAAAATTGTTTCTAAAAGTAAGTTCAATTTATAAACCAGGAGAGTAATATTAATATTGACTTGAACAGATTACAAGTATTTTGAAATTTGGAGTTTAATCTTTTGACTATCATCACCTGGTTGAAGAAAACTAAGCACTGTATTTCAAGCAGTTGAATCAGACAACCAATATGAGCTTGCTTGTTTATAGAGAATACCCACCTATAGCCTGTTTTAGAGCAGTATTCAACAGATTCAATTGCAaattcagatatctcatatttaccAAAATGCCATATTAGGTTTGACAAATTTTACTTCTGGTTCTTCTGTAAATATTACAAGacatagaaataataataataaaccggCAAATAAAACACAAATATTCTTGCTAACAGAGCACTAAGAATGctgttcaaataaaaaaaattaaaacctcAAAAAAACGCATGGGAGAAGGCATCTGATCTACAAGTAtagcaaaataattttcttatctgaCATTGTACTGTGACTCTCTGTAATGGTTTTATTATCTCATATTTCATGAACATTTATTAATTATTCATTTTTTTCCTAAAAGATGCATCTCATTTATAATGCACCTGCTCACTTATGAACACAAACATGTTAGTTAGTTGTTCCCAGTGACATATATGGTATATATTTGCACCAAGAAAATGAATTAAGTTATTAATTAAAAGGATAAGTATGTCAGGGATCCAGTTTATCACTATTTAAGAAACAAAGTTGTATGCCAACATGCTGAGAGGTCCCTGAATCAGAGTAGTCTATTTTCAACAACTAGAAACTACAAAATTGGTTTACTAAGGTTAAAAGGACAAGATCTAGTCCAGTAAAGAATCTATAGGATATTTTACCAAGGATGAAGAGGATCAGACATGGTCCAATCCATATATAAAGATTCTTGATTTGAATCATTGGTACTTTAAAGGTGTTAATAGGCAAGAAAGTTCTATTAATCTGATCCGTAAGAAAGCCAATAAAATTCTTATTATGTTCCAAGGCACAATAGCAATTTAGAAAAAGTACTGGGAAGCTCCTCACTAGAAACTCACAGCTTATTATGCCAAATAAAGATCTGGCTGACGCATATCTAATTGCAGAACTAATTTACATGGGATAATATTCTGGGTATGATTAACGTTCTCAGTTGATTTGTACACATCCTACATCTCAGTAAAATATATTACTGAATCTGTTGCATTACAGAACCAGTTAACTTTAATGTATACATCCACATCCACTAACATGCATTAACAAATAAAATAGTACATGCGGGACACATATACTACCATTTTTGGTATCCATCAAGTGGAATTGCATGGTTATTTCTACATCATGGATCATATAGAAAGCATCAATCTATACCCCCAGATAAGTTATAGCATGCATATGTTGATAGCACACACATATAGATGATCATAAATAAGCACATCAAATCCATAAGCATAAGTAGCCTTAATAAAAGATTTAGTGTACCACTAATCATAGCCACATTATGACATATTGTTGCTTTACATGACATTTGCCAGGGGTGTCTTGCAGAAAGGAGAGATGACAATGCATATGGATACATGCCTTTGCCAAGATAATAAAATATGGACAGAGGTTTGCAGCCATGTCTTATACGACAAAGTCCATGAAAAGCGAACAACAATGAATTGCATTTAtctgaaaaaataaattaaaaatcagAATGAAAGTGAAGCAAAAATATGAACGTCCCTACTAACTATTTGAAGGTCAAACATGTAGTCTTTACTAATAAGTTTTTTGTATGTTATTTAATGAATTCCACTAAGACATACTGTCCTCTATTATCATGAATGAACCAATTACAGGGCACATACATGACAAAGCAAGTGGCTGGTACTCAGGTGACGATTGCGCTCAGAAAAATACTTGAAAAAGCACTCCGGGGAAAAGGTcatataagggaatcaaagtaagACGTATGACAAATGCTGAATTCTTTGGTGGAAATATCGCTGGTATCTTAAACTGATGGAATTCAATTATACAGTATGATCATGCTAAACTGGGATATATTTTTCATCAAACTAATCTTCCATGTTTCATATCTGATCAGGTTTCTCAAAAGGTTCTTACAAAAAACAACAGAAATGTGATATTCAAAATTCATTCTTATATGCAACCGTCTAGGTAAAGTTCCTAGCATAACCTATGAAGGCACAGGTAAAAGCTTGTAAAAACTGGGAGTGAGAATAGAAATTATTCTAAAGATATTTATGAAGCCAGCACTTCATCCAAATGTAATATAAGACTTTGTTTAACCCAAATagagaaaataaatcaaaattagcAGCAAAAGAATCTTATTTTTCCAGAATCTTAACTATTGAATTTCATCCGCCTAAATTTAGAAGCTTCACTTATAATGTAAATACatggaaatcaattttaattgagTCTCTCCTGAATTTCAGTAGAACGTCAAGCAGAACCAGCACACAGTTAGCGACAAATGCTTCTTAAGAATTTCTCATGATGACACAACTAGAAAGTAACAGTATTCACTTACGGAGCCATCCAGCGGTACGTTCCAGTCTCTGGTGTCATCCCTTCAGTTTTCACTTCAATACGAGCCACTCCAAAATCAGCAATCTTTATGGATTTGTCCGTGAATATCAGAAGGTTGTCTGACTTGAGATCCCTGTGTATAAATCCTAGCCCATGCACATAGGCCATCCCCCTTGCAACGTCAAGAGCCTGCCGTACTGCCAGCCTAAGTGGAACCGACCTGTTTTGCCTCTTCATCAAGAACTGCCTCACGGACCCTCCCTTGGCATACTCGGTAACAATGCACCACACAACAGGCTTCCTACATGCCCCAACCAATCTCACTATATTTGGGTGCTTCAGAGTAGCCAACATCATGACCTCTTGCACAAACTGCTGCTCCATCAACTGTGCTCTCTCTGGGTCATTCTCCGGCCTCTCTAGCAGCTTAATAGCGACATCTTCTCCATTGTAGGTGCCCTTGTAGAGCTTCCCAAAAGCCCCCTGAGCAAAGGGCATTCCCATGTTGAGCTTATAAAGATCGATAGTCCACTCCTCGTAACCCTGTAGGGTCTCTGTCGGGTGTTGTGTATCCATCAGGGCCTGTACCAATGCATCATCCGTCAGGCCCGGATTGACCCTGCCTGGTCGTATGACGCTGTGGTTTACGGAGTAATTCGGGGTGGGAACCTGGCGGAGCCCGGGGTGGCTGAGGATGCCAGTACGCGAGTCACTCGACCCGACACTACTG
The window above is part of the Musa acuminata AAA Group cultivar baxijiao chromosome BXJ1-1, Cavendish_Baxijiao_AAA, whole genome shotgun sequence genome. Proteins encoded here:
- the LOC135675776 gene encoding uncharacterized protein LOC135675776, with amino-acid sequence MYNGIGLQTPRGSGTNGYIQSNKFFVKPRQPPARFDAASASGSEPEGAVRKPNKDILEHDRKRQIQLKLLVLEETLADQGYTEAEISEKLEEAKKTIEAEAAAAAAAEDGSGGRRKDRPPLPNRRFADTKTHHIAARKEKQLETLREALGIKSEKKSPEHELIEQDEEEDLEPGEFVDDKHQEEKMDLKGVEKQRDKYEDRQWESNKEKQMVEIKNESRKSRTAVPKCQERGIGKGKYQDSSDSESYRKNDDEERMKHRKSTQRDNSKDVDAVRSSKKAKNIKNEESDYSDSDSDSDRGIARRQTEKNIKNNRRHDSGSDSESEPDRKKPIRGRAKSRRHDSEDSDSETDSERKHKRERERQRKHVSVTASRKKENIDYQKHETRSRRHDSEDLEDDIDDEKSSRVKMEKYVKSSRRDKMPDSDTESEKINTKYRKQMESRRHDSNDSGYDTDVNINKKRLSVVKQGESSKRHIDDTSDSDSREKDTTERKIAERKSYVAHHDKSRKLSERKVENNSRKKQQNDTDDESSETDSGMDNTGRNLSATRHGKSIKNYVGKAENDNRKKQRHDTDESSETDSGTDDSHRRMKKRREFRRNQDSVSEDSESQSSESSSDTYSDDSSDDSQEKDRHRKTYKDYSRKVEHKNVNQQKSLVDEQMTQFTSARQDFGGRSRDGHRTGDSNTKKEHLNASERNVTSDRFEPKRESKDFDDYGRQDARRKRKADDDLASEVRNSKFRTCLAEDERRKETKSRNDRDYEDRKREEVQVVKNLDVKQAKEFVDEYGSRRYNENKQYLNDIKRGKDEDKRQHPEDADRHRHTEDSGQRRHTEDSGQRRHTEDSDRRRHTEDSDRRHHTEDSDRRRHTEDSDRRRHTEDSDRHRHIEDSGRRRHTEDADRHRHAEDASWHHQVERADRRHHTEDGGRPRR
- the LOC135675782 gene encoding serine/threonine-protein kinase STY13-like isoform X1; this translates as MLEGPKFPGILGSGGGIDIGSSFYDTAYYRKLGEGSNMSIDSINSMQTSVNGGSMAMSRDASSVGSSDSRTGILSHPGLRQVPTPNYSVNHSVIRPGRVNPGLTDDALVQALMDTQHPTETLQGYEEWTIDLYKLNMGMPFAQGAFGKLYKGTYNGEDVAIKLLERPENDPERAQLMEQQFVQEVMMLATLKHPNIVRLVGACRKPVVWCIVTEYAKGGSVRQFLMKRQNRSVPLRLAVRQALDVARGMAYVHGLGFIHRDLKSDNLLIFTDKSIKIADFGVARIEVKTEGMTPETGTYRWMAPEMIQHRPYDQKVDVYSFGIVLWELITGMLPFQNMTAVQAAFAVVNKSVRPVIPHDCLPALGEIMTRCWDANPDARPPFTEVVSMLKTAEIEIVGAVRKARFRCCMSEPMTTD
- the LOC135675782 gene encoding serine/threonine-protein kinase STY13-like isoform X2 gives rise to the protein MLEGPKFPGILGSGGGIDIGSSFYDTAYYRKLGEGSNMSIDSINSMQTSVNGGSMAMSRDASSVGSSDSRTGILSHPGLRQVPTPNYSVNHSVIRPGRVNPGLTDDALVQALMDTQHPTETLQGYEEWTIDLYKLNMGMPFAQGAFGKLYKGTYNGEDVAIKLLERPENDPERAQLMEQQFVQEVMMLATLKHPNIVRLVGACRKPVVWCIVTEYAKGGSVRQFLMKRQNRSVPLRLAVRQALDVARGMAYVHGLGFIHRDLKSDNLLIFTDKSIKIADFGVARIEVKTEGMTPETGTYRWMAPL